The nucleotide window TAGAGAGCCATGACGGCACCGTCGAGCGTCTGACGGCAGAAAAATTCGTTATCGCCTGCGGCTCACGCCCCTATCACCCTGCTGACGTGGACTTTACCCACCCGCGCGTTTACGACAGCGACTCTATCCTGAATCTGCATCATGAACCTGGCCACGTTATCATCTACGGCGCCGGGGTCATTGGCTGTGAGTATGCTTCGATCTTCCGTGGGCTGAACGTGAAGGTTGACCTGATCAACACCCGGGATCACCTGTTGGCGTTTCTCGATCAGGAGATTTCAGATTCGCTTTCCTATCACTTCTGGAACAGCGGCGTGGTGATTCGCCACAACGAAGAGTTTGAAAAAATTGAAGGCGTCAGCGACGGCGTGATCATGCATCTGAAGTCAGGCAAAAAGGTGAAAGCTGACTGCCTGCTCTACGCTAACGGACGTACCGGGAACACCGATTCACTGTCGCTGGAAAATGTGGGTCTGGAAGCGGACGGACGCGGCTTGCTGAAGGTAAACAGCATGTACCAGACCGCCCAGCCGCACATCTATGCGGTGGGTGATGTGATCGGCTATCCAAGTCTGGCTTCTGCCGCCTACGACCAGGGCCGTATCGCTGCACAGGCGATGATCAAAGGGGAAGCGACTGCCCATCTGATTGAGGACATCCCTACCGGCATTTATACCATTCCGGAGATCAGCTCCGTAGGAAAAACCGAACAGCAGCTGACGGCGATGAAAGTGCCTTATGAAGTGGGCCGTGCACAGTTTAAGCATCTGGCGCGGGCGCAGATTGTCGGCATGAACGTGGGAAGCCTGAAGATCCTCTTCCATCGTGAAACGAAAGAGATCCTGGGGATCCACTGCTTTGGCGAGCGAGCGGCGGAGATCATCCACATCGGCCAGGCGATCATGGAGCAGAAAAACGGTGGCAACACGATTGAGTACTTCGTGAATACCACCTTTAACTATCCAACCATGGCCGAAGCGTACCGCGTAGCGGCGTTAAACGGCCTGAACCGGCTGTTCTGACGGCGTATCCATATAGCCCTGCATATGGGTTTTAATCGCCTCTGCCAGATGCTCATAGCGGCTGCGCAGTGGCGACCCAGGGCGATAGACCAGGGCTATCGTGCGCTGTGGCACCGGTTTATAGCAGGAGAGATAGCAGACGCCGTCCCTTACCCGCTCTTTCGGCACGGCCAGCGACGGCAGTAACGTGATCCCGCTTCCGGCGGCAACCATGTTACGCAGCGTTTCAAGGCTTGTTGCCCGGAAATGGGTATCTTCATCCGCACCCGCCTGGAAGCAGAATCCCATCGCCTGATCGCGCAAACAGTGGCCATCTTCCAGCATCAGCAACTTTTCACCAGCCAGTTCGGACATCGGCACGCGATCGCGGTCATGCCACGGGTGATCCTGATACACTGCCAGCTTCATTGGCTCATCAAACAGCGGCACTTCGATAAAGGCTTCCGACTCTTTCACCAGCGCCAGGATAGCGCAGTCCAGCTTACCGCTGTCCAGCTGTGCCAACAGCTGCTGGGTCTGCGCTTCGTGCAGATACATCTCCAGCTTCGGAAACGTTTGATGCAGCGTCGGAATAATCTGCGGTAGCAGATAAGGCCCGACCGTCGGGATCAGGCCAATATGCAGCGGCCCGGACATCGCTTCACCCTGCTGGCTCGCCATCTCCTTCAGCACTTTCACCTCACGCAGCACCGTGCGTGCCTGATCGACCAGCAGCAGTCCGGCCTGAGTAAACAGCACCTTTCGGCTGGTGCGCTCTAATAACATCACGCCCAGTTCATCTTCAAGCTTGCGGATCTGCCCGCTCAGGGTAGGTTGGCTGACATGACAGGAATCTGCCGCACGCCGGAAATGGCGGTGCTCGGCCAGTGCCACCAGGTATTCAAGATCACGAATATTCATTTTTATCCTCCGGGCCACGATAGTCCGTGGCGATAGATAGGATAGCAATCAACGATTAGCCCTATCAAGTGCAGACAGCAATAATGTCCCCCGTTCGCAAGAGTCCCCTTAAATAAGAGGTAGTTTATGTTTGCAAGTCAGGAAGGTAAGTCCGTCCCACAGGTCACTTTTCACACACGTCAGGGCGACAACTGGGTCGACGTCACAACTGATGAGCTGTTTAAAGACAAAACTGTGATTCTTTTTTCATTGCCAGGCGCCTTTACGCCAACCTGTTCGTCCAGCCATTTGCCGCGCTATAACGAGCTGGCTGACGTATTTAAAAAGCATGGCGTGGACAGCATCCTTTGCGTCTCCGTGAATGACACCTTTGTGATGAACGCCTGGAAAGCCGATCAGCACGCTGAGAACATCACTTTTATTCCGGACGGTAACGGCGAATTTACCCGCGGTATGGAGATGCTGGTTGAGAAAGCGGATCTGGGCTTTGGTCCCCGCTCATGGCGTTACTCCATGCTGGTACGCAACGGCGTGGTGGAAAAGATGTTTGTAGAACCCAACAAGCCGGGCGACCCGTTTGAAGTCTCTGATGCCGACACCATGCTGCGCTATCTGGCGCCGGAAGTTAAGTTACAGGAGTCCGTTTCGCTGTTCACCAAGCCAGGCTGTTCGTTCTGTGCCAAAGCCAAACAGATGCTGCTGGATCGCGGTATTCAGTATGAAGAGATTGTGCTGGGTCAGGATGCCACCACCGTCAGCCTGAGAGCTGTCACCGGTCGTGCAACCGTGCCACAGGTCTTTATCGGTGGACGCCACATCGGCGGTAGCGATGACCTTGAGAAGTTTTTTGTAGCGTAAGAATAAGCTGGACGGGTCAGGCCACACTGACCCGCCCTCTTATGTGCCGAGAACGTAAAATAAAGTCGAAATATTTTTTGGCGGGCCTTTGTGCCCGCCTTTTTTTTAATCAGGCCAGACGGTTCTTCGCCTCTGTAATTGCCAGAGAGACCTGGTGAGGGGAAACGCCGCCTTTGGCATTACGCTTATCCAGGCAGGATTGCAGCGACAGAACCGGATAAACATCGTCGTTAATCACACTGCTGAAGGCCTGCAGCTCTTCCAGCTTCAGCGCTTCCAGCGCCACGCCTTTCTGAATAGCAGCGACCACCACTTCACCCACAATGTGGTGAGCTTCACGGAACGGCACGCCTTTGCCAACCAGGTAATCCGCCAGTTCGGTGGCGTTGGCATAACCCTGCTCCGCCGCTTCCTGACAACGAGGGCGCTTCACCTGAATACCTTCCAGCACCAGCGCCGCCATATGCAGGCAGTCTGACCAGGTATCCAGCGCGTCAAATAGCCCCTCTTTGTCCTCCTGCATATCTTTGTTATAAGCCAGCGGCAGGCCTTTCAGGGTCATCATCATGCCGGTGAGCGCGCCCTGTACACGTCCACATTTACCGCGGATCAGCTCCAGCGCATCGGGATTTTTCTTCTGCGGCATCAGGGATGAGCCTGAAGTCACCTTGTCAGAGAGTTCGACAAAGCCAGATTCGCCGGTATTGAAGAAAATCAGATCTTCCGCGAAACGGGAGAGGTGCACCATGCCGATAGAGGCATCGGAAAGCAGCTCCAGCACATGGTCGCGG belongs to Erwinia pyri and includes:
- the sthA gene encoding Si-specific NAD(P)(+) transhydrogenase, producing MQQSYDYDAIVIGSGPGGEGAAMGLVKQGARIAVIERYHNIGGGCTHWGTIPSKALRHAVSRIIEFNQNPLYSDHTRLLRSSFADILNHTENVISQQTRMRQGFYERNRCELYQGDARFIDANTIEIESHDGTVERLTAEKFVIACGSRPYHPADVDFTHPRVYDSDSILNLHHEPGHVIIYGAGVIGCEYASIFRGLNVKVDLINTRDHLLAFLDQEISDSLSYHFWNSGVVIRHNEEFEKIEGVSDGVIMHLKSGKKVKADCLLYANGRTGNTDSLSLENVGLEADGRGLLKVNSMYQTAQPHIYAVGDVIGYPSLASAAYDQGRIAAQAMIKGEATAHLIEDIPTGIYTIPEISSVGKTEQQLTAMKVPYEVGRAQFKHLARAQIVGMNVGSLKILFHRETKEILGIHCFGERAAEIIHIGQAIMEQKNGGNTIEYFVNTTFNYPTMAEAYRVAALNGLNRLF
- the oxyR gene encoding DNA-binding transcriptional regulator OxyR gives rise to the protein MNIRDLEYLVALAEHRHFRRAADSCHVSQPTLSGQIRKLEDELGVMLLERTSRKVLFTQAGLLLVDQARTVLREVKVLKEMASQQGEAMSGPLHIGLIPTVGPYLLPQIIPTLHQTFPKLEMYLHEAQTQQLLAQLDSGKLDCAILALVKESEAFIEVPLFDEPMKLAVYQDHPWHDRDRVPMSELAGEKLLMLEDGHCLRDQAMGFCFQAGADEDTHFRATSLETLRNMVAAGSGITLLPSLAVPKERVRDGVCYLSCYKPVPQRTIALVYRPGSPLRSRYEHLAEAIKTHMQGYMDTPSEQPVQAV
- a CDS encoding glutathione peroxidase, whose product is MFASQEGKSVPQVTFHTRQGDNWVDVTTDELFKDKTVILFSLPGAFTPTCSSSHLPRYNELADVFKKHGVDSILCVSVNDTFVMNAWKADQHAENITFIPDGNGEFTRGMEMLVEKADLGFGPRSWRYSMLVRNGVVEKMFVEPNKPGDPFEVSDADTMLRYLAPEVKLQESVSLFTKPGCSFCAKAKQMLLDRGIQYEEIVLGQDATTVSLRAVTGRATVPQVFIGGRHIGGSDDLEKFFVA